The Vibrio astriarenae genome contains a region encoding:
- the holA gene encoding DNA polymerase III subunit delta, giving the protein MRIFADRLQEQLNKKLSPVYLVFGNEPLLLHESRQAIAQQAQAQGFLERHRFTLDNQTDWNAIFDCFQAMSLFSSQQIVELEVGESGVNAAQGKELVELAAHINPETLLVVVGSKLTKAQENSKWFKALSSQGTWVNCLTPDITRLPQFVRQRCNLLGLKPDQESLQMLAQWHEGNLLALTQSLEKLALQYPDGQLSLVRIEESLSRHNHFTVYHWIDALLAGKANRAQRILRQLEAEGVEGVIIARAIQKELKLLIQLQGEMQLSSIAQVFEKHRIWQSKRPLYSAALQRLDSQSLRYCWSLLSSAEVTLKTQYEQPVWPLIQQLGLTLCSPQATFPVEIRRAH; this is encoded by the coding sequence ATGCGCATTTTTGCTGACCGCCTTCAAGAACAGCTGAACAAAAAGCTAAGCCCTGTCTATCTCGTTTTCGGTAACGAGCCACTGCTGCTTCATGAATCGCGTCAAGCGATTGCACAGCAAGCGCAAGCGCAGGGCTTTTTAGAGCGCCATCGTTTTACCTTAGATAATCAAACCGATTGGAACGCTATTTTCGATTGTTTTCAAGCAATGAGCCTATTTTCGAGTCAGCAGATTGTTGAACTTGAAGTCGGTGAATCAGGCGTCAATGCCGCACAGGGTAAAGAGCTCGTCGAGCTTGCTGCACATATAAATCCAGAAACGCTTCTGGTTGTGGTTGGCAGCAAACTCACCAAGGCACAAGAGAACAGTAAGTGGTTTAAAGCGCTTTCCTCACAGGGAACTTGGGTTAACTGCTTAACACCTGACATTACGCGCTTGCCGCAGTTTGTGCGTCAGCGTTGTAATCTGCTCGGCTTAAAGCCAGACCAAGAATCTCTACAAATGCTCGCTCAATGGCACGAGGGCAACCTACTTGCTCTGACACAGAGCCTTGAGAAGCTAGCGCTTCAGTACCCTGATGGACAACTGAGTTTGGTACGTATCGAAGAGTCTCTGAGTCGCCACAACCACTTTACCGTCTATCATTGGATTGACGCGCTGCTTGCGGGTAAAGCGAATCGAGCCCAGAGAATACTGCGTCAGCTTGAAGCCGAAGGTGTGGAGGGTGTCATCATCGCTCGAGCTATTCAAAAAGAGTTAAAACTGCTCATTCAGCTCCAAGGTGAGATGCAGCTTAGCTCTATCGCTCAAGTTTTTGAGAAGCATCGCATCTGGCAATCAAAGCGACCACTCTACTCTGCCGCGCTCCAGAGATTAGATAGCCAATCTCTACGTTACTGTTGGTCGTTGCTGTCTAGCGCGGAAGTGACGCTGAAAACTCAGTATGAGCAGCCTGTATGGCCACTGATTCAACAGCTCGGGCTTACTTTATGTTCACCGCAGGCCACATTCCCTGTAGAGATACGCCGCGCACACTAA
- the lptE gene encoding LPS-assembly lipoprotein LptE, which produces MHTKTLSTMRVLLVVCLASLISACGFQLRGESTVPEELHHMSLTSYDKYSTLTRLVETELSLNNIDLVYPRADIPNLHITSESIDERTLSLYQNARAAEKELTYNANYRVTVPDIGSHSFTATITRSYLDNPLTALAKSVEREMIEDEMRKLAATQIIRQMGRIRADIEAFEALEWEENRTEYKVKLEPAQ; this is translated from the coding sequence ATGCACACTAAAACCCTTTCTACAATGCGAGTACTGCTCGTAGTTTGTCTTGCTTCTTTAATCAGCGCTTGTGGCTTCCAGCTTCGTGGTGAATCAACGGTTCCAGAAGAGCTGCATCACATGTCGCTCACCAGCTACGACAAATACAGCACCCTCACTCGCCTGGTTGAAACCGAATTGAGCTTGAACAATATCGACCTTGTTTACCCACGCGCTGACATCCCTAACTTACACATCACGAGTGAATCGATTGATGAACGCACCCTATCGCTTTATCAAAATGCCCGTGCAGCAGAAAAAGAGCTCACCTACAACGCAAACTACCGTGTGACAGTACCGGATATCGGCTCCCACAGCTTCACGGCGACCATTACGCGCAGCTATCTAGATAACCCACTGACTGCACTGGCGAAGTCGGTTGAGCGCGAAATGATCGAAGATGAGATGCGTAAACTCGCGGCCACACAGATTATTCGACAAATGGGCCGTATCCGCGCCGATATTGAAGCGTTTGAAGCCCTTGAATGGGAAGAAAACCGCACCGAATACAAAGTGAAGCTTGAGCCAGCACAATAA
- the leuS gene encoding leucine--tRNA ligase, with amino-acid sequence MQEQYNPQDIEQKVQKHWDDNKTFVVSEDPNKEKFYCLSMFPYPSGRLHMGHVRNYTIGDVVSRFQRLQGKNVMQPIGWDAFGLPAENAAVKNNTAPAPWTYENIEYMKNQLKLLGFGYDWNREFATCTPEYYRWEQEFFTKLYNKGLVYKKTSSVNWCPNDQTVLANEQVEDGCCWRCDTPVEQKEIPQWFIKITEYAQELLDDLDNLDGWPEMVKTMQRNWIGRSEGVELKFEVKGQQDLEVYTTRPDTLMGVTYVGIAAGHPLAAVAAENNPELAAFIEECKNNKVAEAELATMEKKGMATGLTAIHPLNGREVPVYVANFVLMDYGTGAVMAVPAHDQRDYEFATKYGLDIIPVIKPADDSELNISEEAYTEKGVLFDSGEFDGLEFQAAFDAIAAKLEAEGKGTKTVNFRLRDWGVSRQRYWGAPIPMVTTEDGEVHPVLADQLPVILPEDVVMDGVTSPIKADKEWAKTTFNGEPALRETDTFDTFMESSWYYARYCSPQADDILDPEKANYWLPVDQYIGGIEHACMHLLYSRFFHKLLRDAGYVTSDEPFKQLLCQGMVLADAFYFENDKGGKEWVAPTDVAVERDGKGRITSAKDNEGRDVAHSGMIKMSKSKNNGIDPQEMVDKYGADTVRLFMMFASPADMTLEWQESGVEGANRFLKRVWKLVNEHAAKGAAEAVDTSALSSDQKALRRDVHKTIAKVTDDIARRQTFNTAIAAIMELMNKLAKAPQESIQDRAILDEALKAVVVMLYPITPHISFEMGAALGVADVDNAQWPTHDEKALVEDEKLIIVQVNGKLRAKLTVPADISKEEIEELGLNDENVTKFTEDKTVRKVIYVPGKLLNIVAN; translated from the coding sequence ATGCAAGAACAATACAATCCTCAAGATATTGAACAAAAAGTTCAAAAGCACTGGGATGACAACAAGACCTTTGTTGTAAGTGAAGACCCAAACAAAGAAAAATTCTACTGTCTATCCATGTTCCCTTACCCAAGTGGCCGACTGCACATGGGCCACGTGCGTAACTACACAATCGGTGATGTTGTTTCTCGTTTCCAACGCCTGCAGGGTAAAAACGTAATGCAACCAATCGGTTGGGATGCATTTGGTCTACCTGCAGAAAACGCTGCTGTTAAGAACAACACGGCACCAGCACCATGGACTTACGAAAACATCGAGTACATGAAAAACCAGCTTAAGCTTCTAGGCTTTGGTTACGACTGGAACCGTGAGTTTGCTACTTGTACGCCTGAATACTACCGTTGGGAGCAAGAGTTCTTCACTAAGCTTTACAACAAAGGCCTAGTTTACAAGAAGACCTCATCCGTTAACTGGTGTCCAAACGACCAAACGGTACTGGCTAACGAGCAGGTAGAAGACGGTTGCTGCTGGCGTTGTGACACGCCTGTAGAGCAAAAAGAGATCCCACAGTGGTTCATCAAGATCACTGAATACGCTCAAGAGCTACTAGACGACCTAGATAACCTAGATGGTTGGCCTGAAATGGTTAAGACCATGCAGCGTAACTGGATCGGCCGCTCTGAAGGTGTAGAACTGAAATTCGAAGTGAAGGGTCAACAAGACCTAGAAGTTTACACAACACGTCCAGACACACTAATGGGTGTGACTTACGTGGGTATCGCAGCAGGTCACCCTCTAGCAGCCGTAGCCGCTGAGAACAACCCTGAGCTTGCCGCGTTCATCGAAGAGTGTAAGAACAACAAAGTTGCGGAAGCTGAGCTTGCGACAATGGAGAAGAAGGGTATGGCAACTGGCCTTACTGCTATTCACCCATTGAACGGTCGTGAGGTTCCTGTTTACGTAGCTAACTTCGTACTGATGGACTACGGCACAGGCGCTGTTATGGCAGTACCTGCACACGATCAACGTGACTATGAGTTCGCTACTAAGTACGGTCTAGACATCATCCCAGTGATCAAGCCAGCTGATGACAGCGAGCTAAACATCTCTGAAGAGGCGTACACTGAAAAAGGCGTACTGTTCGATTCAGGTGAGTTCGACGGGCTAGAGTTCCAAGCAGCGTTCGATGCAATCGCAGCCAAGCTTGAAGCAGAAGGTAAAGGAACTAAGACAGTAAACTTCCGTCTACGTGACTGGGGTGTATCTCGTCAACGTTACTGGGGTGCTCCAATCCCAATGGTAACGACTGAAGATGGTGAAGTTCACCCAGTACTCGCTGACCAACTGCCAGTAATTCTTCCAGAAGACGTGGTAATGGACGGCGTAACTAGCCCAATCAAAGCTGACAAAGAGTGGGCGAAGACAACGTTCAACGGCGAGCCTGCGCTACGTGAAACTGACACGTTCGATACGTTCATGGAGTCTTCTTGGTACTACGCACGTTACTGTTCACCACAAGCTGACGACATCCTAGATCCAGAAAAAGCAAACTACTGGCTACCAGTAGACCAGTACATCGGTGGTATCGAGCACGCTTGTATGCACCTACTGTACTCACGCTTCTTCCACAAACTGCTACGTGACGCAGGTTACGTAACGTCTGACGAACCGTTCAAGCAACTGCTATGTCAAGGCATGGTACTAGCGGATGCGTTCTACTTTGAGAACGACAAAGGCGGTAAAGAGTGGGTTGCACCAACTGACGTAGCTGTAGAGCGTGACGGTAAAGGTCGCATCACTTCAGCGAAAGACAACGAAGGCCGTGACGTAGCACACTCGGGCATGATCAAGATGTCTAAGTCGAAGAACAACGGTATTGACCCTCAAGAGATGGTCGACAAGTACGGTGCTGATACTGTTCGTCTATTCATGATGTTTGCATCACCTGCAGACATGACGCTTGAGTGGCAAGAGTCTGGCGTAGAAGGCGCAAACCGCTTCCTAAAACGTGTTTGGAAACTCGTCAACGAGCACGCAGCGAAAGGCGCGGCAGAAGCAGTGGATACATCAGCACTGTCTAGCGACCAAAAAGCACTTCGTCGCGACGTTCACAAGACTATCGCGAAAGTGACTGACGATATCGCTCGTCGTCAAACGTTCAACACAGCAATCGCTGCCATCATGGAGCTGATGAACAAACTAGCAAAAGCACCTCAAGAATCTATACAAGACCGTGCCATCCTTGATGAAGCGCTAAAAGCCGTAGTCGTGATGCTTTACCCTATCACTCCGCACATTTCATTTGAGATGGGTGCTGCGCTAGGTGTTGCTGACGTTGATAATGCCCAATGGCCGACTCACGATGAAAAAGCGCTGGTTGAAGACGAGAAGCTCATCATCGTTCAGGTTAACGGCAAGCTACGTGCGAAACTGACTGTACCTGCAGACATCTCTAAAGAAGAGATCGAAGAGCTAGGTCTAAACGATGAGAACGTTACTAAGTTCACAGAAGACAAAACGGTTCGTAAAGTTATCTATGTACCAGGTAAACTTCTAAACATCGTAGCGAACTAA
- a CDS encoding zinc ribbon-containing protein translates to MPKRKAGYEEVVENAIETIKHSPEELNHVLERSGEYLDAANDMTKDELALISAYVKSDLKEFADNYEESKGSPFSLMIADSIWQGLLDITDRTKVEWVELFADLEHQGLYQAGDMIGLGVLMCENCAHKVTYNHPTVISPCPKCGKTAFSRQPLKP, encoded by the coding sequence ATGCCAAAACGTAAAGCAGGTTATGAAGAGGTGGTTGAGAACGCAATTGAGACCATCAAACATAGTCCAGAAGAGCTCAATCATGTGTTAGAGCGGTCAGGGGAGTACCTGGACGCAGCCAATGATATGACTAAAGATGAACTCGCGTTGATTTCGGCTTACGTCAAATCTGATCTCAAAGAATTTGCTGATAATTATGAAGAAAGTAAGGGCAGCCCTTTCTCTCTCATGATTGCTGATTCTATCTGGCAAGGGTTGTTGGACATTACTGACCGCACCAAAGTCGAGTGGGTAGAACTGTTTGCTGACCTAGAGCATCAGGGCCTATACCAAGCTGGAGATATGATTGGTTTAGGGGTGTTGATGTGTGAAAACTGCGCTCACAAAGTAACGTACAATCACCCGACGGTGATCAGTCCTTGTCCGAAATGTGGCAAAACGGCGTTTAGTCGTCAGCCTCTAAAGCCATAA
- the lnt gene encoding apolipoprotein N-acyltransferase — protein MAVVFNNKFFLSLLAIAAGALSTLAFAPYGLWPLALVSILLFLILIQSRSAKQAAWLGWLWGIGSFATGISWVHVSIDTFGGMPKIASLFLMALLIGYLAVYPALFAGITNRYFPKNNLTRYALAVPILWLISDWLRGWVMTGFPWLWMGYSQIDSPLGNFAPLGGVDLVTFATLLIASLTTLTLLTKRWSLALAPAVIFATGYGLNAAHWVTPNPDSRTSFALVQGNIDQASKWLPSERWPTIIKYTDLTKDHRDADIIIWPEAAIPAFEYEIASYLANLDALVKEYDSAMITGVINRSDEGLYYNSVLAVGQTGQDYSYNPEDRYHKHHLLPFGEFVPFEDIFRPLAPFFNLPMSSFSRGAYVQPNVVANGKDFAAALCYEIIFNEQIRHNVNDDTDFILTLSNDAWFGDSIGPQQHMEIARMRALELGKPVIRSTNNGVTAITDYRGNIVAQIPQFETAVLTAEVESTDGQTPYHGVGRWPLYIWSVLGLLLAAWLRKRTA, from the coding sequence ATGGCCGTGGTTTTTAACAACAAGTTTTTCCTCAGTCTACTCGCTATTGCAGCAGGAGCGCTGTCTACTCTCGCCTTTGCCCCTTATGGACTTTGGCCATTAGCCCTTGTCAGCATATTACTGTTTCTAATACTGATTCAATCACGCTCTGCAAAACAAGCTGCTTGGCTTGGATGGCTGTGGGGAATTGGTAGCTTTGCCACTGGTATTAGCTGGGTGCATGTCAGTATTGATACCTTTGGTGGCATGCCAAAGATTGCCAGCTTGTTTTTGATGGCGCTTCTCATTGGCTATCTTGCGGTATACCCAGCGCTTTTTGCTGGTATTACTAACCGATACTTTCCCAAGAACAATCTAACGCGCTACGCCCTTGCTGTGCCTATTTTGTGGCTCATCAGCGACTGGCTGCGTGGCTGGGTGATGACAGGATTTCCTTGGTTATGGATGGGCTACAGCCAGATTGACTCTCCGCTAGGTAACTTCGCCCCGCTTGGTGGTGTCGACTTAGTCACTTTTGCCACCCTACTGATTGCCTCACTCACAACACTTACGCTACTGACAAAACGCTGGAGCCTTGCACTTGCTCCCGCAGTCATCTTCGCTACTGGTTATGGCTTGAATGCAGCCCACTGGGTAACACCAAATCCTGATTCGAGAACCAGCTTTGCCCTGGTACAAGGCAATATTGATCAAGCCTCTAAATGGCTACCTAGCGAGCGTTGGCCAACCATCATCAAATACACGGATCTCACTAAAGATCACCGTGATGCAGACATTATTATCTGGCCGGAAGCGGCTATTCCTGCTTTCGAGTATGAAATAGCGTCCTATCTGGCGAATCTCGATGCGTTGGTAAAAGAATATGATAGCGCTATGATCACTGGCGTGATCAACCGCAGTGATGAAGGGCTTTATTATAATAGCGTACTGGCGGTTGGTCAGACGGGTCAGGATTACAGCTACAACCCCGAAGATCGCTACCATAAACATCACTTACTGCCGTTCGGAGAGTTTGTGCCATTTGAAGATATTTTTCGACCGCTGGCCCCTTTCTTCAATCTGCCAATGTCCTCGTTCAGCCGTGGGGCTTATGTTCAGCCTAATGTCGTGGCTAATGGCAAAGACTTCGCTGCAGCCTTGTGTTACGAGATCATCTTCAATGAACAGATTCGGCACAACGTGAATGATGATACCGACTTTATTCTGACGCTATCTAATGATGCATGGTTTGGTGACTCGATTGGCCCGCAACAGCATATGGAAATTGCTCGCATGCGCGCTCTTGAGTTGGGTAAACCCGTCATCCGCTCAACCAACAACGGTGTGACTGCGATTACCGACTATCGCGGCAATATCGTAGCCCAAATCCCGCAGTTTGAGACCGCTGTTTTAACCGCAGAGGTGGAATCGACCGATGGCCAGACACCATACCACGGTGTAGGACGATGGCCGCTTTATATTTGGTCTGTATTGGGGCTATTGCTCGCGGCTTGGCTTAGAAAGAGAACTGCATAG
- the corC gene encoding CNNM family magnesium/cobalt transport protein CorC (CorC(YbeX) belongs to the Cyclin M Mg2+ Exporter (CNNM) family, and was characterized as belonging to a set of three proteins, at least one of which must be present for CorA to function.), whose product MNEENPPSSNESSKKEKSEGPSRKTLFERIGQLFQGEPKDRQELVDVIRDSEENDLIDHDTRDMLEGVMEISEQRVRDIMIPRSQIVTIDLNEAFDDIVTLMTDAQHSRYPVISEDKDHVEGILLAKDLLRYLGSDSEPFDIQQVIRPAVVVPESKRVDRLLKEFREERYHMAIVVDEFGGVSGLVTIEDILEEIVGEIEDEFDDEDELDIRKLSKHTFSIKALTTIDDFNEQFDTQFSTEEVDTIGGLVMTAFGHLPSRGEMVEIEGYLFKIMAADNRRIMQLQVTIPEIQTQPIETQE is encoded by the coding sequence ATGAACGAAGAAAACCCTCCCTCTTCTAACGAAAGTAGTAAGAAAGAAAAATCTGAAGGTCCGAGTCGCAAGACTTTATTTGAACGTATCGGGCAGCTTTTCCAAGGTGAGCCTAAAGACCGTCAAGAACTCGTAGATGTCATTCGTGACTCCGAGGAAAACGACCTTATTGACCATGACACCCGAGATATGCTCGAAGGTGTCATGGAAATATCAGAGCAACGTGTTCGTGACATCATGATCCCGCGCTCTCAAATTGTCACCATTGACCTCAATGAAGCTTTTGACGACATTGTAACTTTGATGACAGATGCACAGCACTCTCGCTACCCTGTGATCAGCGAAGACAAAGACCATGTTGAGGGTATTTTGCTAGCAAAAGATTTGCTGCGCTACCTAGGCTCTGATAGTGAGCCGTTCGACATTCAACAAGTCATTCGCCCTGCGGTAGTGGTGCCAGAGAGCAAGCGAGTCGATAGACTTCTCAAAGAATTCCGTGAAGAACGCTACCATATGGCGATTGTCGTGGATGAATTTGGTGGGGTTTCAGGTCTCGTTACCATCGAGGATATTCTCGAAGAGATCGTTGGTGAAATCGAAGACGAATTCGATGATGAAGATGAGTTGGATATTCGCAAGTTAAGTAAGCACACTTTCTCAATTAAAGCGCTTACCACTATTGACGACTTCAACGAACAATTTGATACCCAGTTCAGCACGGAAGAAGTGGATACCATCGGCGGTCTAGTAATGACAGCCTTTGGTCACCTGCCCTCTCGTGGTGAAATGGTAGAAATTGAGGGTTACCTATTCAAGATCATGGCAGCGGACAACCGCCGCATCATGCAACTTCAGGTGACCATTCCTGAGATTCAAACGCAACCGATTGAAACTCAAGAATAA
- the ybeY gene encoding rRNA maturation RNase YbeY, whose amino-acid sequence MSIALDLQLAVEDEANLPSETLIQQWLDAAVTLFQPQAEVTIRIVDEQESHQLNHEYRGKDKPTNVLSFPFETPPGIELDLLGDLIICRQVVEREAQEQNKPLNAHWAHMVVHGSLHLLGYDHIEDDEADEMESLETEIMQKLGFEDPYIAEKES is encoded by the coding sequence ATGAGCATCGCCCTTGATCTGCAGCTAGCTGTAGAAGATGAAGCTAACTTGCCAAGTGAAACACTGATTCAACAGTGGCTAGACGCGGCTGTTACTCTGTTTCAACCTCAAGCCGAGGTGACGATACGCATCGTTGACGAGCAAGAGAGCCATCAACTTAACCATGAGTATCGTGGAAAAGACAAACCAACCAACGTATTGTCATTTCCTTTCGAAACACCACCGGGGATTGAGTTGGATCTTTTGGGCGACCTGATCATCTGCCGTCAGGTAGTTGAACGTGAGGCACAAGAGCAAAACAAGCCCTTGAACGCCCACTGGGCTCATATGGTTGTACATGGTAGCTTGCATCTGCTAGGTTATGATCATATCGAGGATGATGAAGCGGATGAGATGGAATCCCTCGAAACCGAAATTATGCAGAAGTTAGGGTTTGAAGACCCTTACATAGCAGAGAAAGAAAGCTAG
- a CDS encoding PhoH family protein, with protein sequence MSNKIVTLEIDLEPSDNRRLASLCGPFDDNIKHLERRLGVEISYRGNFFTIVGKPHTSAAALEILKTLYVNTAPVRGNIPDIEPEQIHLAIKETGILEQNTEATIEHGKEVFIKTKKGVIKPRTPNQAQYLVNMVTHDISFGIGPAGTGKTYLAVAAAVDALERQEIRRILLTRPAVEAGEKLGFLPGDLSQKVDPYLRPLYDALFEMLGFERVEKLIERNVIEVAPLAYMRGRTLNDAFIILDESQNTTVEQMKMFLTRIGFNSRAVITGDITQIDLPRGAKSGLRHAIEVLSEVDEISFNFFQSDDVVRHPVVARIVNAYEKWEAQDQKERKEFEKRRREEREAKLLESAKAELNAAEEVTKQ encoded by the coding sequence TTGAGCAATAAAATTGTTACACTAGAGATCGACCTAGAACCGTCTGATAACCGTCGCCTTGCCAGTCTTTGTGGTCCTTTTGACGACAATATCAAACACCTAGAGCGTCGACTTGGCGTTGAAATCAGCTATCGTGGCAACTTCTTTACCATCGTAGGAAAACCGCACACGTCTGCTGCTGCCCTTGAAATTCTAAAGACGCTCTACGTCAATACAGCGCCAGTTCGCGGTAATATTCCCGACATTGAGCCAGAGCAGATTCATCTTGCGATCAAAGAGACGGGGATTTTAGAGCAAAATACTGAAGCAACGATTGAGCACGGCAAAGAGGTCTTTATTAAGACCAAAAAAGGCGTGATCAAACCACGTACACCGAATCAAGCCCAGTACCTTGTCAACATGGTAACGCACGACATTAGCTTTGGTATTGGTCCTGCAGGTACCGGTAAAACTTACCTAGCGGTTGCTGCTGCAGTTGATGCGCTAGAGCGTCAAGAGATTCGTCGTATTCTATTGACTCGACCTGCGGTAGAAGCGGGCGAAAAACTGGGGTTCTTGCCGGGTGATTTGAGCCAAAAAGTCGACCCGTATTTGCGCCCACTCTACGATGCCTTATTTGAAATGCTGGGCTTCGAGCGCGTTGAAAAGCTCATCGAGCGTAACGTGATTGAAGTTGCGCCATTGGCTTATATGCGTGGTCGTACACTGAATGATGCGTTCATCATTCTCGACGAGAGCCAAAACACGACGGTTGAACAGATGAAGATGTTCTTGACCCGTATCGGCTTCAACTCTCGCGCCGTTATCACCGGTGATATCACCCAGATTGACTTGCCACGCGGTGCCAAATCAGGCCTGCGCCACGCAATTGAAGTGTTGAGTGAGGTCGATGAGATCAGCTTTAACTTCTTCCAGTCGGATGACGTTGTTCGCCACCCGGTTGTTGCGCGTATCGTTAATGCCTATGAAAAGTGGGAAGCGCAAGATCAGAAAGAGCGCAAAGAGTTTGAGAAGCGTCGCCGTGAGGAACGTGAAGCGAAACTGCTTGAAAGCGCAAAAGCGGAACTAAACGCCGCAGAAGAAGTCACAAAACAATAA
- the miaB gene encoding tRNA (N6-isopentenyl adenosine(37)-C2)-methylthiotransferase MiaB, whose product MSKKLLIKTWGCQMNEYDSSKMADLLNAANGFELTEDPEEADVLLLNTCSIREKAQEKVFHQLGRWKTLKDKKEGVVIGVGGCVATQEGDHIRERAPFVDVIFGPQTLHRLPEMIKQSQNDDAPVMDISFPEIEKFDRLPEPRAEGATAFVSIMEGCSKYCTYCVVPYTRGEEVSRPMDDVLFEIAQLADQGVREVNLLGQNVNAYRGPMHDGDICTFAELLRLVASIDGIDRIRFTTSHPLEFGDDIIAVYEDTPELVSFLHLPVQSGSDRILTAMKRPHTAIEYKSIIRKLRKARPDIHISSDFIVGFPGETDKDFQDTMKLIKDVDFDMSFSFIFSPRPGTPAADYPCDTPEQEKKERLYELQQVVNSQAMRYSRQMLDTEQRVLVEGPSKKNLMELRARTENNRVVNFEGSADLIGQFVDVKITDVFANSLRGEIVRTEKEMDLRSVISPTQMMAKTKREDELGVATFTP is encoded by the coding sequence ATGAGTAAGAAACTGCTAATTAAGACCTGGGGCTGCCAGATGAACGAATACGATTCATCAAAAATGGCTGACCTTCTAAATGCCGCGAATGGCTTTGAACTAACAGAAGATCCAGAAGAGGCAGATGTACTTCTACTCAATACCTGTTCTATCCGTGAAAAAGCGCAAGAGAAGGTATTCCACCAGCTTGGTCGTTGGAAGACACTTAAAGACAAGAAAGAAGGCGTGGTTATCGGCGTGGGCGGCTGTGTTGCGACTCAAGAGGGTGACCACATCCGTGAGCGTGCACCATTTGTTGACGTTATCTTCGGCCCACAAACACTTCACCGTCTACCTGAGATGATCAAGCAGTCGCAAAACGACGATGCGCCAGTCATGGATATTTCATTCCCAGAGATAGAGAAGTTTGACCGCCTACCTGAGCCGCGTGCTGAAGGTGCGACGGCATTCGTTTCTATCATGGAAGGCTGTTCTAAGTACTGTACTTACTGTGTTGTACCATATACTCGTGGTGAGGAAGTGAGCCGTCCGATGGACGACGTGCTATTTGAGATTGCACAGCTTGCTGACCAAGGTGTACGTGAAGTTAACCTTCTGGGTCAAAACGTAAACGCATACCGTGGCCCAATGCACGATGGTGACATCTGTACATTTGCAGAGCTGCTTCGCCTTGTTGCTTCTATTGATGGTATCGACCGTATCCGCTTTACAACGAGCCACCCACTTGAGTTTGGTGATGACATCATTGCAGTTTATGAAGATACACCTGAGCTTGTGAGCTTCCTTCATCTGCCGGTACAAAGTGGTAGTGACCGTATCCTGACGGCAATGAAACGCCCTCACACAGCGATCGAGTACAAGTCAATCATTCGCAAACTACGTAAAGCGCGTCCTGATATCCACATCAGCTCTGACTTTATCGTTGGTTTCCCGGGTGAAACAGACAAAGATTTCCAAGACACAATGAAGCTAATCAAAGATGTCGATTTTGACATGAGTTTCAGCTTCATCTTCTCTCCACGTCCAGGTACGCCAGCGGCAGATTACCCGTGTGACACACCTGAGCAAGAGAAGAAAGAGCGCCTATATGAGCTGCAACAAGTGGTAAATAGCCAAGCGATGCGTTATTCACGTCAGATGCTTGATACTGAACAGCGTGTATTGGTTGAAGGCCCATCGAAGAAGAACCTAATGGAGCTTCGTGCACGTACGGAAAACAACCGCGTTGTCAACTTTGAGGGTAGCGCAGACCTTATTGGTCAGTTTGTTGATGTAAAAATCACAGATGTATTTGCAAACTCTCTTCGCGGCGAAATCGTTCGTACAGAAAAAGAGATGGACCTTCGCAGCGTGATCTCACCAACTCAAATGATGGCGAAGACCAAGCGTGAAGATGAGCTGGGTGTAGCGACATTTACACCATAA